A genomic window from Winogradskyella sp. J14-2 includes:
- a CDS encoding toxin-antitoxin system YwqK family antitoxin, with protein MRNLVIVLMMLSVAFSNAQDNKEPKLEKKGDLTYVTYYHDNGEISQKGVFNAEGNVHGEWKSYDSDGNKVALGNYDNGKKVGKWFFWQGESLKEVDFIDSKIVSVNQWDNKTKVAINN; from the coding sequence ATGAGAAATTTAGTAATTGTTCTTATGATGTTGAGTGTAGCCTTTTCTAATGCTCAAGACAATAAAGAACCAAAGTTAGAAAAGAAAGGCGACTTAACGTACGTTACATATTATCATGATAATGGTGAAATAAGTCAAAAAGGTGTTTTTAACGCTGAAGGTAACGTCCATGGTGAGTGGAAAAGCTATGACTCAGATGGTAATAAAGTAGCACTAGGAAACTATGACAACGGCAAAAAAGTTGGCAAATGGTTTTTTTGGCAGGGTGAATCTTTAAAAGAAGTTGATTTTATTGATTCTAAAATTGTAAGTGTTAACCAATGGGATAACAAAACTAAAGT
- a CDS encoding inorganic phosphate transporter: MENLYIYMLAALAFLAVADLVVGVSNDAVNFLNSAIGSKAVSFKTIMIVASIGVAVGAMTSSGMMEVARKGIFNPGEFMFNEIMVIFMAVMLTDILLLDFFNTLGLPTSTTVSIVFELLGASVAVAIIKIYADNSQSIIDLGNYINNEKAIEIILGILLSVIVAFTIGAIIQYVSRLLLSFNFEKKPDWYSAIFSGFALTSIMYFIIIKGLKNATFMDESVLRFLNDHPVYFVEASFVAFTLITYLAVKFFNAKIYTIIIIVGTFALAVAFAGNDLVNFIGVPIAAYNSYEAWSASGAEPTNYVMSALGEPVQTEPYLLLVAGLIMVLTLWFSSKARAVVKTSVDLSRQDEVKERFEPNYLSRNVVRLTIGLNDSINKLLPNSYKNWAEKQFLKPKAIIKQQDKPAFDLVRAAVNLMVASVLISIATSMKLPLSTTYVTFMVAMGTSLADRAWGSESAVYRVAGVLNVIGGWFFTAFSAFIAAAVMAFILYYGGGYALAGLLVLAIVLLIRSYLAHRKSSKIIREEDQLEKAESSSTQGVIHESASNIANVIKRGNRIYTSAINGLAVQDLKLLKKNRRHIDKLSNEIDDLKDNIFYFIRNLDEPSVAASNFYINILAHLQDITQSLDYISKASYKHINNNHKKLKFSQVKELKDLDSKLELLFTTTQKAFESRSFEQIGAVLENKSKIFNLVRDKIQKQVERTRSEESSPKNTTLYFSLLLETKDLLTSMMNLLEEYYQSHDSSVEPAKLNTDQEE, from the coding sequence ATGGAAAACCTTTATATCTATATGCTAGCTGCATTAGCGTTCTTAGCTGTTGCAGACTTAGTTGTTGGTGTAAGTAATGATGCTGTAAATTTTTTAAACTCCGCTATTGGCTCTAAAGCAGTATCTTTTAAAACCATAATGATTGTTGCCAGTATTGGTGTTGCTGTCGGTGCAATGACTTCTAGTGGCATGATGGAGGTAGCGAGAAAGGGCATCTTTAATCCAGGTGAGTTTATGTTTAATGAAATCATGGTCATTTTTATGGCTGTGATGCTAACGGATATTCTGCTTTTAGACTTCTTTAATACACTCGGTTTACCTACCTCTACCACAGTTTCAATAGTATTTGAGCTGTTGGGCGCTTCAGTTGCGGTAGCTATAATCAAAATATATGCAGACAACTCTCAGTCTATCATAGATTTAGGCAACTATATTAATAACGAAAAGGCCATTGAAATTATATTAGGTATCCTTTTGTCTGTAATTGTTGCTTTTACCATTGGTGCTATTATTCAATATGTATCGCGTTTATTACTCTCTTTTAATTTTGAAAAGAAACCAGATTGGTACAGTGCAATTTTTAGCGGTTTTGCACTAACATCCATAATGTATTTTATAATAATTAAGGGATTAAAAAATGCAACCTTTATGGATGAGTCTGTGCTAAGGTTTTTAAACGATCATCCTGTATATTTTGTTGAAGCAAGTTTTGTAGCCTTCACTTTAATAACCTATTTAGCGGTTAAGTTTTTTAACGCTAAGATCTATACTATAATAATAATCGTAGGAACATTCGCCTTAGCAGTAGCTTTTGCAGGCAATGATCTTGTAAACTTCATTGGTGTTCCAATAGCAGCATATAATTCTTATGAAGCTTGGAGTGCCAGTGGTGCAGAGCCTACTAACTATGTTATGTCTGCCCTTGGCGAACCTGTACAGACCGAACCCTATTTACTGCTTGTTGCAGGTCTTATCATGGTACTAACGCTTTGGTTTTCAAGCAAAGCCAGAGCTGTAGTAAAAACATCAGTAGACTTGTCTAGGCAAGATGAAGTTAAAGAGCGTTTTGAACCCAATTATTTATCTAGAAACGTGGTTAGGCTAACAATTGGTCTTAACGATAGTATAAATAAACTTTTACCAAACTCTTATAAAAACTGGGCCGAAAAGCAATTTTTAAAACCTAAGGCTATTATAAAACAACAAGACAAACCTGCATTTGATTTAGTAAGAGCCGCTGTTAATTTGATGGTGGCGTCTGTCCTTATTTCAATAGCTACTTCTATGAAGCTACCACTTTCTACAACCTACGTTACGTTTATGGTAGCTATGGGAACATCCTTAGCCGATAGAGCTTGGGGAAGCGAAAGTGCCGTATACAGAGTAGCAGGAGTGCTTAATGTTATTGGTGGATGGTTCTTTACCGCCTTTAGTGCTTTTATTGCTGCCGCAGTAATGGCTTTTATCCTGTATTATGGCGGAGGTTATGCCCTAGCAGGATTGTTAGTTTTAGCTATCGTTCTATTAATTCGCAGCTATTTAGCACATCGTAAAAGCTCTAAAATAATCCGCGAAGAAGATCAATTAGAAAAGGCAGAAAGTAGCTCTACCCAAGGCGTTATTCACGAAAGTGCTTCAAACATAGCTAACGTTATTAAACGCGGTAATAGAATTTATACTTCTGCCATAAATGGTCTAGCAGTGCAAGATTTAAAACTTTTAAAAAAGAACAGAAGGCATATTGATAAACTATCTAACGAAATTGATGATCTAAAAGATAACATCTTCTATTTTATTAGAAACCTAGATGAACCTAGTGTTGCTGCCAGTAATTTCTACATAAATATTCTTGCTCATTTACAAGATATAACACAATCTTTAGACTATATTTCTAAAGCTAGCTATAAACATATTAACAACAACCATAAAAAATTAAAGTTTAGCCAAGTTAAAGAGCTTAAGGACTTGGACTCTAAACTAGAATTATTATTTACTACTACCCAGAAGGCATTTGAGTCTAGATCGTTTGAACAAATAGGTGCCGTCTTAGAAAATAAATCCAAGATTTTTAATTTGGTTAGAGACAAAATACAAAAGCAAGTAGAGCGAACAAGAAGCGAAGAGTCTAGCCCTAAAAACACAACGCTTTATTTTAGTTTGTTACTAGAAACTAAAGATCTTTTAACTTCTATGATGAATTTACTAGAAGAATACTACCAATCGCATGATAGCTCTGTCGAGCCTGCTAAACTAAATACTGATCAAGAAGAATAA
- a CDS encoding flagellar motor protein MotB — translation MKKISMLLLVTILVSSCVSKKKYMALEQENGEIKSQLTKTQVEKEDLENKFAKIKERVDRYNDKISSLSEDVKGLKIENDIKLDVNKDGTVMSNDSKQKMLATLKNVDPIKLANAKTLKDSMNLAIQYNLKKTMNSSDLNEEGDIAVNINETVVMISISDKMLFNSGSYRISSKANNILQKLADVINSEESIDVMVEGHTDSRSINTEKIQDNWDLSVLRATSVVRKLQHKYKVDPAKLIASGRSSYQPLVDNNTQENRSKNRRTRIILMPNIDKFFALMEAN, via the coding sequence ATGAAAAAAATTTCAATGCTTTTATTAGTAACGATTTTAGTAAGTTCTTGTGTTTCAAAAAAGAAATACATGGCTTTAGAGCAAGAAAATGGTGAGATTAAAAGTCAGCTAACCAAAACCCAAGTAGAAAAAGAAGATTTAGAGAATAAGTTTGCAAAAATAAAAGAGCGAGTAGACCGCTATAACGACAAAATTAGTTCACTTAGCGAGGACGTAAAGGGTCTTAAAATTGAAAATGACATTAAGCTAGATGTTAACAAAGATGGTACAGTTATGTCTAACGACAGTAAGCAAAAAATGCTCGCCACATTAAAAAACGTGGATCCTATAAAGTTAGCTAATGCAAAAACCTTAAAAGATTCTATGAATTTGGCAATTCAATACAATCTTAAAAAAACCATGAACAGTTCAGACTTAAACGAAGAGGGAGATATTGCTGTAAACATTAATGAAACTGTTGTTATGATTTCAATATCAGACAAAATGCTATTTAATTCTGGAAGTTATAGAATAAGCAGTAAGGCAAACAACATTTTACAAAAACTGGCAGATGTCATTAATTCTGAAGAAAGTATAGATGTAATGGTAGAAGGTCATACAGATTCTAGAAGTATTAATACAGAGAAAATACAAGATAACTGGGATTTAAGCGTCTTGAGAGCGACATCGGTTGTTAGAAAACTACAACACAAATACAAAGTAGATCCTGCAAAACTCATTGCATCTGGCCGTAGTAGCTACCAACCTTTGGTAGACAATAATACTCAAGAAAACCGATCTAAAAATCGTAGAACACGCATTATTCTGATGCCTAATATTGATAAGTTCTTTGCTTTAATGGAAGCAAATTAA
- a CDS encoding RDD family protein has product MNQNSNHVSPELLATKGLRFANFIIDYIAIIILSFVVGLILGVISELLGSYALLDLIDSNILVEYLFGILIWLFYYIPFETFTKGRTLGKYITKTKVVTHKGIEPNIETVFIRTICRFIPFEQFSFLGETGKGWHDSISKTYVVDAKKFESKRETELGLEELGKLTE; this is encoded by the coding sequence ATGAATCAAAACAGTAATCATGTATCTCCAGAACTTCTAGCTACTAAAGGATTACGCTTTGCAAACTTTATCATCGACTATATTGCTATAATTATCTTATCCTTTGTAGTTGGTTTAATCTTAGGAGTTATTTCAGAGTTACTCGGCAGCTATGCCCTTTTAGATTTGATAGATAGTAATATACTTGTAGAGTATCTCTTTGGTATATTAATTTGGCTATTTTATTACATCCCTTTTGAGACCTTTACCAAAGGAAGAACTTTAGGTAAGTATATTACCAAAACCAAAGTGGTTACCCACAAAGGCATAGAGCCTAATATTGAGACTGTTTTTATAAGAACCATATGTAGGTTTATCCCTTTTGAGCAATTCTCTTTTTTAGGAGAAACTGGCAAAGGGTGGCATGATTCTATTTCAAAAACTTATGTTGTTGATGCAAAGAAGTTTGAAAGTAAAAGAGAGACCGAATTAGGACTTGAAGAATTAGGAAAACTAACTGAATAA
- a CDS encoding DUF3109 family protein, translated as MFQLGKTIVSEDIIKRDFVCNLSACKGACCVDGDAGAPLDEEETKILDEIYPKVKPFLRKESVEVLDAQGAWVKTSYGELETPLINGAECAYVIFDDKNTALCGIEEAYNQGEISWKKPVSCHLYPIRINDYSEFSAVNYEKWDICDDACTLGKALQVPVYKFVKEALIRKFGEDWYAELESVAENNFK; from the coding sequence ATGTTTCAGCTAGGAAAAACAATAGTTTCAGAAGATATCATTAAGAGAGATTTTGTGTGCAATTTGTCGGCATGCAAAGGAGCATGCTGTGTAGATGGGGACGCTGGTGCCCCTTTAGATGAAGAGGAAACAAAGATTTTAGATGAGATTTATCCAAAAGTTAAGCCTTTTTTACGAAAAGAAAGTGTAGAGGTGCTAGATGCACAAGGTGCATGGGTAAAAACGTCTTACGGAGAGTTAGAGACTCCACTTATTAATGGTGCTGAGTGTGCTTATGTTATTTTTGATGATAAAAATACTGCGCTATGCGGTATTGAGGAAGCTTATAACCAAGGTGAAATATCTTGGAAAAAGCCTGTGTCTTGCCACCTTTACCCTATTAGAATAAACGACTATTCTGAATTCTCAGCCGTTAACTATGAAAAATGGGATATTTGTGATGATGCCTGTACACTCGGCAAAGCATTACAAGTGCCTGTTTATAAGTTTGTAAAAGAAGCTTTGATTAGAAAATTTGGTGAAGATTGGTATGCTGAGTTAGAAAGCGTGGCCGAGAATAATTTTAAATAG
- a CDS encoding MarC family protein: MQLEFKQIFTAFMVLFAVIDIVGNIPIIIDLRKKVGHIQSEKASLIAGVIMIVFLFVGKSLLNLIGIDVNSFAVAGAFVLFFIALEMILGITLYKDNGDDAITASIFPLAFPLIAGPGSLTTLLSLRAEFEIENIIVAVIVNVIVIYIVLKTSAKIERIIGKNGINIIRKVFGVILLAIAVKLFAHNIKMLLA, from the coding sequence ATGCAGTTAGAATTTAAACAAATATTTACTGCTTTTATGGTCTTATTTGCTGTAATTGATATTGTTGGCAACATTCCAATCATTATCGATTTACGAAAAAAAGTTGGCCATATTCAGAGTGAAAAGGCATCATTAATTGCTGGTGTTATAATGATTGTTTTTCTATTTGTGGGTAAAAGTTTATTAAACCTCATTGGTATTGATGTTAACTCTTTTGCGGTTGCTGGTGCTTTTGTGCTTTTCTTTATCGCCCTAGAAATGATTTTAGGGATAACACTTTACAAAGATAATGGTGACGATGCCATAACAGCATCTATATTCCCCTTAGCATTTCCTCTAATTGCTGGTCCTGGTAGCTTAACAACTTTACTTTCACTGCGTGCAGAATTTGAGATAGAAAATATCATCGTAGCCGTTATTGTTAATGTAATAGTAATATATATTGTTCTTAAGACCTCTGCTAAAATTGAAAGAATTATAGGTAAAAACGGAATTAACATAATAAGAAAAGTTTTTGGTGTAATTTTGTTAGCAATAGCAGTGAAGTTATTTGCTCATAATATTAAAATGCTATTGGCTTAA
- a CDS encoding FAD-dependent oxidoreductase — MTFDVLIIGAGAAGLSCALVLGSAKDKPFAKDKAIGIIAHQKSSHLHTALFNNVLGLKPGTLGKDILSDGIQQLKDLYPHVTQIEKEKVTHIAKNKDGFKVTTNKNEHVSKIVVIAVGYTNLFTIKGLENYIEPHPRAATEKDRIWLKNKDHLIEKNLYVAGTLAGWRSQFAIASGSGAQVATDVLTLWNGGKHTKIHDKVTA; from the coding sequence ATGACTTTCGATGTTTTGATTATTGGTGCTGGTGCAGCTGGTCTATCTTGTGCTCTGGTTTTAGGGTCTGCTAAAGACAAACCGTTTGCGAAAGATAAAGCAATTGGCATTATTGCACATCAGAAAAGCTCACACCTTCATACAGCATTGTTTAATAATGTTCTGGGGCTTAAACCGGGAACTCTAGGGAAAGATATCTTAAGTGATGGTATACAACAGCTCAAAGATTTATATCCTCATGTCACTCAGATAGAAAAAGAAAAAGTAACACATATTGCGAAAAACAAGGACGGTTTTAAAGTTACTACCAATAAAAACGAACATGTATCTAAAATCGTAGTGATAGCCGTTGGCTACACCAATCTTTTTACCATAAAAGGTTTAGAAAATTATATTGAACCACACCCAAGAGCAGCAACTGAAAAGGATAGAATATGGTTAAAAAATAAAGACCACTTAATTGAAAAAAATTTATACGTTGCTGGTACACTAGCTGGCTGGCGAAGTCAGTTTGCCATTGCTTCTGGCAGTGGTGCACAAGTAGCTACCGATGTACTTACACTTTGGAATGGTGGCAAACACACCAAAATTCACGATAAGGTTACTGCTTAA
- a CDS encoding S41 family peptidase yields the protein MATKNKYIPLIIGVAIAAGVVIGGKLNFTDTSDNLFTTNSKKDKLNRLIDYIDYEYVDEVNTDSIVDVTVNGILDNLDPHSTYIPKEDLERITENMKGDFVGIGINYYPYKDTIAVIKPTEDGPSESVGIMSGDRILLADGDTIYGRKISNDFVAKKLKGDKNTKVKLTVYRKSEDTILEFDVRRKTIPIKSIDAAYMLTDELGYIKMNRFAETSFKEFKAALEDLQDQGATKLALDLRDNPGGFLGIAEQIADEFLEDDKLILFTRDKKGREERTYATRRGDFEDGEIFILINENSASASEVIAGALQDNDKGIIVGRRSYGKGLVQREMALGDGSAVRLTVSRYYTPTGRSIQRPYTNGDNNSYYNDYYKRLRTGELADEENIKVDDSLKFTTPKGKVVYGGGGIIPDVFVPVDRSFDNETINYLRRRGHFGYFVFEELDKDRTIYQDVTKYDFINNFEVSDDIVIRFQDYVNRKEGTNITFVAYNDEIRRLIKATLARQLFDDNSFEEVLNKEDIMVQEVILLSNEYPNFKQ from the coding sequence ATGGCAACCAAAAACAAATACATTCCTCTTATTATTGGCGTAGCTATAGCCGCAGGTGTTGTTATTGGGGGCAAGTTGAACTTTACAGATACGTCAGATAATCTTTTTACAACCAATAGTAAAAAGGACAAACTCAATAGATTAATAGATTATATAGATTACGAATATGTAGATGAGGTAAACACGGATAGTATTGTAGATGTCACAGTCAATGGTATTTTAGACAACTTAGATCCACATTCTACCTACATCCCAAAAGAAGATTTAGAACGTATTACCGAGAATATGAAGGGTGATTTTGTAGGTATTGGTATCAACTATTATCCTTACAAAGACACAATTGCTGTTATAAAGCCTACTGAAGATGGGCCTAGTGAAAGTGTAGGTATAATGAGTGGAGACCGTATTCTACTCGCAGACGGCGATACCATTTATGGGCGTAAGATATCTAATGATTTTGTAGCAAAAAAGTTAAAAGGAGATAAAAATACTAAGGTAAAACTTACAGTTTATAGAAAAAGTGAAGATACTATTCTAGAGTTTGATGTAAGGCGTAAAACCATCCCCATAAAAAGTATTGATGCAGCTTATATGCTTACCGATGAGTTGGGTTACATAAAAATGAATCGGTTTGCAGAGACAAGTTTTAAGGAGTTTAAAGCGGCTTTGGAGGATTTACAAGACCAAGGTGCTACAAAATTAGCACTTGATTTAAGAGATAATCCTGGAGGATTTTTAGGTATTGCAGAGCAAATCGCAGATGAGTTTTTAGAAGACGATAAGCTGATATTATTTACAAGAGACAAAAAAGGTAGAGAAGAACGCACTTATGCTACAAGAAGAGGTGATTTTGAAGATGGTGAAATATTTATACTTATTAATGAAAATTCAGCTTCAGCAAGTGAAGTTATTGCAGGTGCATTACAAGATAATGATAAAGGAATTATAGTTGGTAGACGCTCTTATGGTAAAGGGTTAGTGCAACGTGAAATGGCACTTGGTGACGGTAGTGCCGTACGTTTAACTGTTTCTAGATATTATACTCCAACAGGTCGTTCTATACAAAGGCCATATACCAATGGAGACAATAATTCGTATTATAATGATTATTATAAACGTCTTCGCACAGGTGAATTAGCAGATGAAGAAAACATTAAAGTTGACGACTCATTAAAATTTACAACACCTAAAGGAAAAGTAGTATACGGAGGCGGAGGCATTATACCAGATGTTTTTGTGCCTGTAGACCGATCATTTGATAACGAAACTATAAACTATCTAAGACGGCGAGGTCATTTTGGATATTTTGTTTTTGAAGAGTTAGATAAAGATAGAACCATATATCAAGATGTAACTAAATACGATTTTATAAATAATTTTGAAGTAAGTGACGATATCGTTATTCGTTTTCAGGATTACGTAAATCGAAAAGAAGGTACCAATATCACTTTTGTAGCGTACAATGACGAAATAAGACGTCTTATAAAGGCAACCTTAGCAAGGCAATTATTTGATGACAATTCCTTTGAAGAAGTCCTTAATAAGGAAGATATCATGGTGCAAGAAGTAATTCTTCTTAGCAACGAGTACCCAAATTTTAAGCAGTAA
- a CDS encoding deoxycytidylate deaminase, producing the protein MSNKKQLRYDKAYLRIAKEWGKLSHCKRKQVGALIVKDRMIISDGYNGTPTGFENYCEDDEGYTKWYVLHAEANAILKVASSTQSCKGATLYITLSPCKECSKLIHQAGIVRVVYSQSYKDDSGIDFLKKAGIELTYIEDLTA; encoded by the coding sequence ATGTCAAACAAAAAACAATTACGTTACGATAAAGCTTATTTGCGCATTGCCAAAGAATGGGGAAAACTTTCGCATTGCAAGCGTAAACAAGTTGGTGCACTTATCGTAAAAGACCGTATGATTATTTCCGATGGTTATAATGGTACACCGACGGGATTTGAGAATTATTGTGAAGATGATGAAGGCTATACAAAATGGTATGTGCTCCATGCAGAAGCTAATGCGATACTAAAAGTAGCATCCTCAACACAATCTTGTAAAGGAGCTACATTGTATATTACCTTATCACCTTGTAAAGAGTGTAGTAAGTTAATACATCAAGCAGGTATTGTAAGAGTTGTGTATTCCCAGTCTTATAAGGATGATTCTGGAATTGATTTTTTGAAAAAAGCGGGTATAGAACTAACATATATTGAAGATTTAACGGCCTAA
- a CDS encoding HupE/UreJ family protein gives MLENFWFNVKYGINHVLDPNGYDHVLFLMVLAVPYLFKDWKRVLLLVSMFTLGHTLSLVLAAYGVVSVDGKLVEFLIPVTILITAIYNVFTAGKKDKGKQIGLLFFTTLFFGLIHGLGFAREFKMFAGQSENKVELLIEFALGIEIAQIIIVFIVLFLGFLFQTIFRFSRRDWVMVLSAIVIGLVIPMIYGSDLLN, from the coding sequence ATGTTAGAAAATTTTTGGTTTAATGTAAAATATGGCATTAACCACGTTTTAGACCCAAATGGTTATGACCATGTACTTTTTTTAATGGTACTAGCGGTGCCATATCTTTTCAAAGACTGGAAACGTGTTTTATTGTTGGTTTCTATGTTTACGCTCGGCCATACACTATCTTTAGTTTTGGCTGCTTATGGTGTGGTTTCCGTTGATGGAAAACTAGTTGAGTTTTTAATTCCAGTGACCATTCTAATAACGGCAATTTATAATGTGTTTACCGCAGGGAAAAAAGATAAAGGCAAACAAATAGGATTACTGTTTTTTACGACCCTGTTTTTTGGTTTAATACACGGTTTAGGCTTTGCGAGAGAGTTTAAAATGTTTGCTGGTCAGTCCGAAAATAAAGTAGAACTTCTTATTGAGTTTGCATTGGGCATTGAAATTGCACAGATTATTATTGTGTTTATTGTACTCTTTTTGGGTTTTTTATTCCAAACAATTTTTAGATTTTCGAGGCGCGATTGGGTTATGGTATTATCTGCAATTGTTATTGGGCTGGTGATACCAATGATTTACGGAAGCGACCTGTTAAACTAG
- a CDS encoding tetratricopeptide repeat protein, with amino-acid sequence MRLKSILFSVTLLLSFGTNAQTKLECKTKLSIFHEAVKAKKYDAAYEPWLYVKKNCPDLNLATYADGEKILKHKIENSKGEVQQSFINSMLDLWILRKKYYNSDTPLGEYNTKACQLQYDYKDELGKTNLELFDCFDATFNADKETFTHPKSLYTYFSLVAELFDAQKKTASELFKIYDSVNEKIEVEIQNYSEKLNALVKKVDNGGTLTTNEDNKKRAYESYLKNYGLIQSNMNIIADKRANCSNLIPLYAKDFKVHQNDSIWLKRSVSRMYHKDCTNDDLYETLVKQYDKVAPSADTKVYVATVLFKKAKDEEAYKYLEEAYKLETRPYKKANIALRIGAMLKVKGQYSKARNFLIKALELNPSNGKPHLYIAEMYNDSAKDKNCGKDNFHQRAVYWLAAEEAQKASRVDPTLQSTAKSYVQSYLAKAPTKEEIFLSGLSGKTIKTVCWINRSIKVPKID; translated from the coding sequence ATGAGGCTAAAATCTATCCTTTTTTCCGTGACTTTGCTCTTGAGTTTTGGGACTAATGCTCAAACTAAATTAGAATGCAAAACAAAGCTTTCAATTTTTCATGAAGCTGTTAAAGCTAAGAAATATGACGCTGCTTACGAACCTTGGCTATATGTGAAAAAGAATTGTCCTGATTTAAATCTAGCTACATATGCTGATGGAGAAAAGATATTAAAACATAAAATTGAAAACTCCAAAGGTGAAGTTCAGCAAAGCTTTATCAATAGCATGTTAGACTTATGGATTCTGCGTAAAAAGTACTATAACAGCGATACACCACTAGGAGAATATAATACTAAAGCTTGCCAACTACAATACGATTACAAAGACGAGCTAGGCAAAACTAATTTAGAACTTTTTGATTGTTTTGATGCCACTTTTAATGCGGATAAAGAAACCTTTACACATCCAAAAAGCTTATATACCTACTTCTCCTTGGTGGCAGAATTATTTGATGCACAGAAAAAAACAGCATCCGAATTATTCAAAATCTATGACAGTGTTAACGAAAAAATAGAAGTTGAAATTCAGAATTATTCTGAAAAATTAAATGCTTTGGTAAAAAAAGTTGATAATGGAGGCACACTAACCACCAACGAAGATAACAAGAAAAGAGCCTATGAAAGTTATCTCAAAAACTACGGACTTATTCAAAGTAATATGAATATTATCGCAGATAAAAGAGCCAATTGCAGTAATTTAATTCCGCTATATGCTAAAGACTTTAAAGTACATCAAAACGATTCTATCTGGTTAAAACGCTCAGTAAGTAGAATGTATCATAAAGATTGTACAAATGATGATCTTTACGAAACATTGGTTAAGCAATATGATAAAGTTGCTCCATCTGCAGACACAAAAGTGTATGTTGCTACGGTATTATTTAAAAAAGCAAAGGATGAAGAAGCCTATAAATATCTAGAAGAAGCCTACAAACTAGAAACAAGACCATATAAAAAAGCCAATATTGCTTTAAGAATAGGCGCTATGTTAAAAGTTAAAGGTCAATATTCTAAAGCACGCAATTTTTTAATAAAGGCTCTTGAGTTAAATCCCTCAAACGGGAAACCGCATCTGTACATCGCCGAAATGTATAACGATAGCGCAAAGGACAAAAATTGCGGGAAAGATAATTTTCATCAAAGAGCAGTATATTGGTTGGCAGCAGAAGAGGCGCAAAAAGCTTCTCGTGTCGATCCAACTTTACAAAGTACAGCAAAATCCTATGTGCAAAGTTATTTGGCCAAAGCACCAACTAAAGAAGAAATTTTTCTAAGCGGCTTATCTGGGAAAACCATAAAAACAGTGTGCTGGATTAATAGGTCTATTAAAGTGCCAAAGATCGATTAG